The Alnus glutinosa chromosome 1, dhAlnGlut1.1, whole genome shotgun sequence region AGAGGAATCCAATCCCCTTTACCTAATGCATTGTGTCCCTTTTATAGGATTTTTGGCAATTGAGCTCTTGTAGAACTCTACGTAGCTATAGAGATAAATTATTGTTATCATATCAGAATCTCTGATCTCTTAGGATTTGCAAATCTCATTAATTAAAGGGGATTCAACAGTCCGTACAGTCTTTGTATTTGAGTGAAATTCTTTGTGTATATCATATTAATTGTTGTATACTTGTATGATTGTAGGATTCTGATTTATCTTCCTCTAATAACTAGATTATCTTTCATGCAGATGTGATTGAGTGAGACTCATGATGGAATTTATTTCCAACACTTACGAATTTTTCTGAGAGACAGttttggccttgtttggtaagcaacacaaaaaatttcaattttattttcacattttccaaaaacaatcaacatcaaaacattctaacttttttcactttttatatcacatcaataattttttttttttactatttaaataaaaaaaatccactacaatacaaaactttttcactttttcatacaaattctttttactttatatcacaccTATCACTTTTTACAAACTCAAAAACTCTTTCTCCACTATTCCGCTCTTTTCGgtcacttgccaaacatacACTAGCTCCGGGTTTTCATGGGTTATGGTGTTCAAGCAGAGCATCTTATATCAGGACATCCAGGTTCTGAATATGCTTGGTCAATTCATTGAGGTTGATGGGTTGGGACTAGTTTTCTATCCATTTGATGACTGCTTAATTAAGTTACtctactttttccttttctgcacAAAACTGATAAATTACTGAAAGAAATGGAAACGTTTTCAAGGAATGAGAGAATCAAGTTGAGGAAAAGTGGATATCCTTGTCATGAATGATTTAACCTGTAAATTGTGTTGGGTTGGGACCCATGACGAGTTTTAACAATTCCTTGCATGTGTGATGCACTATAATGGGTGTCACTTTTTCTCATTCCCTAGTTGGTAATCACTAATCAGTATGAAAGAATTGATTAATCCTCGTTTGCTCAATCTGTGTGTACCTTTCCAACGGTCTTAGACTGCTGCGCTGATTTATCTACAGCAGAGCTTTTTGTGCAAAGGCCTACACTTTCAGTAATAATAATGTGTGAGAGAAAACGCTTTGACCTAATAAATAATGATGTCCTATGGGTCTCaaataattgattttatttatttatttaaaaaaaaaaaaaaaaaaaaatcaaagctcATGAGTGATTCAAGAACGAATCATAAATAGTTAAGATTTTGCAAATAAAGGGAGCCTTTTGGTTGATTCGTGATGCTAGTAAAGGGATAATGATCAGGCCCTGAGTCctagtacttaaaaaaaaaactcaaaagtgCTTTCATATATGCATCATTGCATGTGTCATGTCTTAGAGTTTTTTTACAGATTTCAGCAAATATAGGTATCTAGCTAAAACAGCAGAATACCATATGGATGAAATAGTGAATAGAGCTGAAAATACTGATAAGTTAGGAGCTGAAAATCTTTTCAAATGGGAAAAATGATTGATGGGCTAGACAGCCTAGACACTGGTCATGATCGGCGATGTTGCTTTGAGACCCCGTacgtgtaacgacccacccccaatgacacaatactgtccgcttttggctccccatatcagacttcccaggaagtcacccatcctgggattgctctcgcagcggctcgtttaactgcggagttctgataggttcattgtcatcacggctttaaaacgcgttgtatcatataaggtgcatttatacatataagcacatcctcattcccaagcgatgtggaACGTCATAGACTCATAGTACGTGCACCCACCATTTTTCGAACTATATATGGAGACAATCACTCGCAATTACAATGGTGAAACCAGAGGATCATTAACAATTACGATTGTACCAGATGGAGAACTGATTGGACTGTATTTATAAATgatttaacaataattatatgGAGATAGTACACGTGGCACAATGTGATTGGAGATAGACACTTTGTTATctataaattatcaaaaaaaaatctacctaGCTAGCTAGAGAGTAAGTAAATACATGCAAATcgatacaaaaaataataataataaaatcatctaTGATTTAAAAAGGCTTCTCGTTCGGACAAGGATCctcttaattttaaatataatgaagaatttaaagttgatgcatctaactgtgtacatgattttatattatttaaattttaaaaaaaacatgctaATATTGACttcgtgtgtgtatatatatatgcacaaactttaaatctTTATCACGAGAAGAAATtgtagaaatgaaaaataacttaTTGTCATTGAAGATGATGCTCCATTTTACTCATCCATTACTTTGTCCTTGATAATTTCGGCGGCATTCTTGGTTGTTCCCCACACGCCCGAGACCGTACCCTTTGTTTTCTCTGTGATGGTTTCCGCTGTTTCAGATACTTTTTGAGTCATTTTGTTTACCTGGGCTCCCATGACACGCCacaactttttattaaaatatgtagTCCGGAAGAAATCGAGCTCACAtgcaagcatatatatatatatacacacacatacatatgaACAAGAATTTCAACCAACTGATCAAGCAATTATAATCCATGGcaacatgttatatatatatatatatatatatatatatatatatatggaaattaatatttaaattaacccaccatgcatgcatattaatttctattttataatcttttaaataattgataattaGATGAAAGAAATGAATAGATGATACAaaagtagctaggtttaattaaTTTAGGTCTTACACTTTGGGCAGTAGAGCTGGCCGTGTCCCTCAAGAATTCGCAGGTCTGCCTCACTTCTCTTGCCCCTTTGGTCACTGCCTCCGCTGCTTCAATGGTCCTCTCATGCGCATCTCCATCTGCTGCATCCTCGTTATCCTTCTTGCCCtgcaatacatatatatatataagttataacaaattatatgttcgttaaaaaaaatgttaaaactataatttttatacaacttgtTGATACGTGTGATCGATCAGCATATGCGATTGAAGGGTACATGTTAAAAAACATTTAGTAGCTAATACGGATCGAATCATATAATTACATGTGTCAACGTacaagttgtaaaagagttgttTCTCTTATATTCCTCATGGGTCAATATTAATTTAGTAATCTAGTTGGACCCTTCTAGAACTGTAATAGCCAGATCAAGCTAGAACAGTAAAAATCTACCCCAAAAGCTGGTTAATTAGTTCTCTTATTTTCgttcatccaaaaaagaaaaggaaagaaagtgacAAAAACCCgagataattaatatatatgaaactCACTTGCAATGGCCTTGGTGCAGCAGTGACAAAAACCCGAGGGCTCCAAGCACTTGTAGTTGTGGCCACTCCGCTTGGGAGGCGTTCAGGAAGCTTTGCAATGAATCTTAAGGTTGACGACATCTCCTTAGtttcttattttctcttttttctaatGGATATATTCCCAGTTCGATCGATTTATTCCTTATGCAAAAGATTGCAGTTTAACCATTTAGAGGGTCTTAATCTTGATTAgttataacttatatatatatatatataaattaaggtGGAGGAGGAAATAATCAAAGTAACATGTACGTGTTAGTCATGGAGAATTTTTCTGTCTTGTGTTTGCATTACTGCCTTAAACCGGGTTCTGTATTCCGGGTCTGCTGGTAGTTTCCCGGGATACTAGTCCATCCTCTATCTCTTCAAGTTGAGATCTTCCCTTTCCTAGCTTTAACGCTCATGCTTGATTAAAAGTAAAatgatcttttcttttttcttttttcgtgcAGGATAAattcaatcttatatatatatatacctgaaaCTATTCATGGATCAAAAATTATAATGtgagtgctatatatatatatatatatatatatccttagtCAGGCCTGTTTGGTTAAACTTTGGACTGAGCTGGGCCTTGCAACATCCATAATTAGAGGGTCCAATCCAATTAAGAAGGCCGGCTTACCTTCTAATTTCACTCACGCTTTGCATTGACACCAACATTACATGggatgagtaatgttatttaatagatcGAGACTACCATACGTCTgtcatataatttgataatgTAATAGTAAAAGTcagcacttaaaaaaaaaaatcaataattaatttgttgtaaaatcaaagaaaataacaagaaaaaagattgcaatatgtgaaagtgaaactagttcttcatgAACTAtatatgattcttctctattattgtgtgttttacaaagtacccaatactcccttttatagacatagaatcatagtgggaggttaaggaataggaaaggataggacatgaattaaaaggctacatcaatgtattacatgaatgttatggaattctaaaagatgacatgaatgtgtagaattccaatagatgaaactaaatggtcatccaccaaatgcatgaatgcattcataacactcccccttggatgaccatacactaagaatatgcctcattaaaaccttgccAAGAAAAACCCAGTGAGAAAAACCTgtggcgaaggaaaaagagtacattaTTCTTGTGTGTCGTCATGTGCTTTAGGAttgcctcattaaaaccttgcaaaggaaaacccaatgagaaaaaccttagcgaaggaaaaagagtacaatcagcataatcattttactccccctcattaggatgaagagcttcaattgtttatgatgaaagatccttgagtcggcgcattccaatgttattcaccaacttcttaaatgttGCAATTGGTAATGTTTTGGCAAATAAATTTGCTAAATTGTCACTTGATCGTATTtgcttcacatcaatatcaccactcttctggagctcatgtgtataaaagaattttggtgaaatatgttttgttctatcaCCTTTAATGTATCATCCTCTGATCTGTGTGATACAAGCAGCATTTTCTTTATATAATATTGTCGGGCTATCTTTGATTGtggataaaccacacttttcttGAATGTGTTGAATTAGTGATCTTAGCCATATGCATTCCCGACTTGCTTCAAGAATTGCAATAATTTCtgagtgatttgaagaagtagcaacaagtgtttgcttgacagatctccatgaaatagcagtacttccacatgtaaatagatatcctgtttgagatctacctttatgcggataaaaaagaaaacccgcatctgcatatccaactaactgtgaatttgaacctcttggataaaataatcccatgtcagttgttccacgaagataacgtagaacatgtttgaccccattccaatgccttcgagttggtgcagaactgtatcttgctaataaattaactgaaaatgctatatcaggtcgtgtgcaatttgcaagatacatgagtgcgccaattgcactaagatatggtacttcaggaccaagaatttcttcatcatcttctcgAGGACGAAAATGGTACTTTTTCACATCAAGTGAACGAACAACCATTGGAGTGCTCAAAGGATGagctttctccatgtaaaagtgcttcaagactttttctgtgtatgttgattgatgaacaagaattccattttgaaaatgttcaatctgtaagccaagacaaaattttgtcttcccaagatctttcatctcaaactcattttttagataagtaGCAGTTTTTGTGAGCTCTTCTGGAGTCCCGATaagatttaaatcatctacataaactgcaatgatagcaaatccagattctgatttcttaatgaaaacgcatggacaaattggattattctcaaatccttatttcaatagatattcactaagacgattgtaccacatgcgtccggattgctttaacccgtataaagatctttgtagcttgatagaataaatacttCGAGATTTTGAATTACATGCTTCAGGCATTTTGTATCCTTCagggattttcatgtatatatcattatcaagtgatccatataaatatgCTGTAACCATATCCATTAAACgcatatccaaactttctgtaactaccaagctaatcaaaaatctaaatgtaattgcatccactacaggggaatatgtttcttcataatcaatacctggtttctgcaggaaaccttgtgcaacaagtcttgctttatatctcacaatttcatttttctcattacgtTTTCATACAAATACCCACTTGTATCCAACAGGCGACACACCTTCTGGTGTTTGGACTACAGGTCCAAATACTTCACGTTTTGCTAGTGAGTTCAATTCTGCCTGAATTGCTTCCTTCCACATTGGCCAATCATTTCTACGTCGACATTCTTCGACGGATTgtggttcaatatcatcattacttctggtaatgtcaaatgcaactttaaatgagaatatgttgtcgacaacaattttgtttctatccaatatttctcctgtacttatataatgtattgagatctcattattttcaggtacctgttcctcttcaggggatttctttccaggagaattttgtacagaaagtttggatggatCAATTTCTGTTGCCTGTTTTGTGGGTAAGGCCTCTTCAGGAGCGCCaatttcatttccttgtgcttttctcTTCCGCGGAATCTTATCCTTTGCACCAATAGGTCTTCCACGCTTCAGGCGTGCCTTAGACTCATTTACT contains the following coding sequences:
- the LOC133869944 gene encoding uncharacterized protein LOC133869944, which produces MSSTLRFIAKLPERLPSGVATTTSAWSPRVFVTAAPRPLQGKKDNEDAADGDAHERTIEAAEAVTKGAREVRQTCEFLRDTASSTAQSVNKMTQKVSETAETITEKTKGTVSGVWGTTKNAAEIIKDKVMDE